A genomic region of Methylobacterium durans contains the following coding sequences:
- a CDS encoding AAA family ATPase, with amino-acid sequence MPVAYTGPAGALDPFDPEHLSEPLFWPEGEKDVDTLAAANAFAFTFGGSNDVPDEAARLVVGRDVFVLADNDEPGRKCATRKAALARRGQAASVRVVHFPELPLGGDVSEWLEQGHGTVDDLLSRAEHPATEASREPANLSRAPPLPSASTISRWIGVEPAQTRFVVDPIVPRAMVTLCAADGGSGKTLLGQHMLTCCASGQPFLGLPVETGAVAGLFGEDPDQILHARQLRICRELGLTLEQLEERLRISSYLGTDFALWRRVALTEFFSELEEDLRRISNLALVVIDNASLAFIGNENDRSEVATFMAQLNGLASRLNAAILLLSHTSKSQGDGSANMASGSTAWVWQARSALRLKSLGSEGRVELQHLKSNYAKAIGPVVLRWSDTGVLTRDPETRAEARAGGVKLGQRAQLALVALREVLLNFGELAPAGLQIPYGHRVAKYEHWRAKLQRVLCRPGDDPGEPRFRKALERVVKELQGTGIVGRDNPYVWIAREPNA; translated from the coding sequence GTGCCGGTCGCCTACACCGGCCCGGCCGGCGCGCTCGACCCCTTCGATCCGGAGCACCTGTCCGAGCCGCTGTTCTGGCCCGAGGGCGAGAAGGATGTCGACACGCTCGCGGCCGCCAACGCCTTCGCCTTCACTTTCGGCGGCTCTAACGACGTACCCGACGAGGCAGCCCGGCTGGTCGTCGGGCGTGACGTCTTCGTCCTCGCCGACAACGATGAGCCGGGCCGGAAATGTGCAACACGGAAGGCTGCTCTCGCGCGGCGAGGTCAAGCCGCATCAGTGCGTGTCGTGCACTTCCCTGAGCTCCCGCTAGGTGGCGATGTCTCTGAATGGCTGGAGCAGGGCCATGGGACGGTAGATGATCTGCTCTCCCGCGCCGAGCATCCTGCGACGGAAGCTTCGCGGGAACCGGCCAACCTCTCCCGCGCACCTCCGCTGCCGAGCGCCTCGACCATCAGCCGCTGGATCGGCGTCGAGCCGGCGCAGACTCGCTTCGTCGTTGATCCCATCGTCCCACGCGCCATGGTCACGCTGTGTGCCGCCGACGGTGGTTCCGGCAAGACCCTCCTCGGGCAGCATATGCTGACTTGCTGCGCCTCCGGGCAGCCCTTCCTCGGCCTACCGGTCGAGACCGGCGCGGTTGCCGGCCTTTTCGGCGAGGATCCCGATCAGATCCTCCATGCGCGTCAACTGCGCATCTGTCGTGAGCTCGGCCTTACGCTCGAGCAGCTCGAGGAGCGGCTGCGGATCAGCTCGTATCTCGGGACCGACTTCGCCTTGTGGCGGCGCGTGGCGCTGACTGAGTTCTTCTCGGAATTGGAGGAGGACCTCCGGCGTATCTCGAACCTTGCCCTGGTCGTGATCGACAACGCTTCGCTCGCCTTCATCGGCAACGAGAACGATCGCAGTGAGGTTGCGACCTTCATGGCGCAGCTGAACGGCTTAGCAAGCCGACTCAATGCGGCCATCCTGCTCCTGTCGCATACATCAAAGTCCCAAGGCGACGGCTCGGCAAACATGGCATCGGGCTCGACCGCTTGGGTCTGGCAGGCTCGTTCGGCGCTTCGCCTCAAGAGCCTAGGCTCGGAAGGCCGGGTCGAGCTGCAGCACTTGAAGTCGAACTACGCGAAGGCAATCGGTCCTGTCGTCCTGCGCTGGTCCGACACCGGCGTGCTGACCCGCGATCCGGAGACGCGCGCCGAGGCGAGAGCCGGTGGCGTGAAGCTCGGGCAGCGTGCGCAGCTCGCCCTGGTTGCGCTCCGGGAGGTCCTTCTCAATTTCGGGGAGCTGGCACCTGCCGGACTGCAGATCCCCTATGGTCATCGCGTCGCCAAGTACGAACACTGGCGGGCGAAGCTTCAGCGCGTGCTCTGCCGGCCGGGCGATGACCCAGGCGAGCCGCGGTTCCGCAAGGCCCTGGAGCGGGTGGTGAAGGAACTGCAGGGCACGGGGATCGTCGGGCGCGACAACCCCTATGTCTGGATCGCGAGGGAGCCGAACGCATGA
- a CDS encoding fructosamine kinase family protein — MTGLAEVGAALLGGRLVRTRPMGGGDLSSLVGIVLADGREAVVKDGPDPLAEAAMLRAIRASGAPAPAVFAADARALVMERLPAQGARGADADLGRAVARLHAATGARYGWDRDYAFGPVAIRNGWSTNWAAFFAERRLACHLPHLEPSLARRVEALAAALPGRLPANPRPALLHGDLWGGNVLLDGPRVSGLIDPACYHGHAEVDLAMLSLFGQPGSSFREAYGPAEPGFAERVPIYQLWPALVHLRLFGAGYRGLVETLLTAAGA; from the coding sequence GTGACGGGGCTCGCCGAGGTCGGTGCCGCCCTGCTCGGGGGCCGGCTCGTCCGGACCCGGCCGATGGGCGGCGGCGATCTGTCGAGCCTCGTCGGCATCGTCCTCGCCGACGGACGCGAGGCCGTCGTCAAGGACGGCCCGGACCCGCTCGCGGAGGCCGCGATGCTGCGCGCCATCCGGGCGAGCGGCGCGCCCGCGCCGGCCGTGTTCGCGGCCGATGCCCGCGCGCTGGTGATGGAGCGGCTTCCCGCGCAGGGCGCGCGGGGCGCCGACGCGGATCTCGGCCGTGCCGTGGCGCGCCTGCACGCGGCGACCGGCGCGCGCTACGGCTGGGACCGGGACTACGCCTTCGGACCGGTCGCGATCCGCAACGGCTGGAGCACGAACTGGGCCGCGTTCTTCGCCGAGCGCCGCCTCGCCTGCCACCTGCCCCACCTCGAACCCAGCCTCGCCCGCCGCGTCGAGGCGCTCGCCGCTGCCCTGCCGGGCCGCCTGCCCGCGAACCCGCGTCCGGCCCTGCTCCACGGCGATCTCTGGGGCGGCAACGTGCTCCTCGACGGCCCGCGGGTCTCGGGCCTGATCGACCCGGCCTGCTACCACGGCCACGCCGAGGTCGACCTCGCCATGCTCTCCCTGTTCGGCCAGCCCGGTTCCTCCTTCCGCGAGGCCTACGGGCCGGCCGAGCCGGGTTTCGCCGAGCGGGTGCCGATCTATCAGCTCTGGCCCGCCCTGGTGCATCTGCGCCTGTTCGGAGCGGGCTACCGGGGCTTGGTGGAGACCCTCCTGACGGCGGCCGGCGCGTGA
- a CDS encoding low molecular weight protein-tyrosine-phosphatase, which yields MHVRRPAILFVCLGNICRSPLAEAAFRREAERAGLDAEVDSAGTGAWHVGEPPDRRARAIARRHGIDISAYRARQVSEGDFARFSHVVALDGENLARLERMRPEGGAALSLLLDHVPGRAGEAVADPYYGADDGFAVTWADVEAGARALVAGLLSR from the coding sequence ATGCATGTCCGAAGGCCCGCCATCCTGTTCGTCTGTCTCGGCAACATCTGCCGCTCGCCGCTCGCGGAGGCGGCGTTCCGGCGCGAGGCGGAGCGGGCGGGGCTCGACGCGGAGGTGGATTCGGCCGGCACGGGCGCGTGGCACGTGGGCGAACCGCCCGACCGTCGCGCCCGGGCGATCGCGCGGCGCCACGGCATCGACATCTCCGCCTATCGCGCCCGGCAGGTGAGCGAGGGCGATTTCGCACGCTTCAGCCACGTCGTCGCCCTCGACGGCGAGAACCTCGCGCGGCTGGAGCGGATGCGTCCCGAGGGCGGTGCCGCGCTCTCGCTCCTGCTCGACCACGTGCCGGGCCGGGCCGGCGAGGCGGTGGCGGACCCCTATTACGGGGCCGATGACGGCTTCGCCGTGACCTGGGCCGACGTGGAGGCGGGGGCCCGTGCCCTCGTGGCCGGCCTCCTGAGCCGGTGA
- a CDS encoding tyrosine-type recombinase/integrase: MPKITKRLVDSLTPDPFAEVYAWDTELKGFGVRVMPSGVASYVVKYRTAEGRQRKLAIARVGAATPDEVRKVAREKLGAVVRGADPSAERHKIRGAVTVAELCDLYLADAVGRVKASTLAMDRSRIERHVKPLLGARRVPALTSDDVEAMQRAIEAGKTAAARVGVGGVTTGGKGVASRTVGMLGTILEFAKRKKIITANPARGVQRAPDGRQRRFLSAVELGRLGQAMREAENDGETATGIAAVRFLLLTGCRRMEALALPRAWLDEEHSCIRFGDTKSGAQLRPIGKAAFGALPFLNGSPWAFPAGRGDGHFVGLPKVLDRLCARAGLQGVTVHVLRHSFAAAAAAIGYSELTIAGLLGHSVPGVTARYAHVPDAVLVAAADAVAGRMLVALER, encoded by the coding sequence TTGCCGAAGATCACGAAGCGACTTGTCGACAGCCTCACACCTGATCCTTTCGCAGAGGTCTACGCTTGGGACACCGAGCTGAAAGGGTTCGGCGTGCGGGTCATGCCGAGCGGTGTGGCCAGCTACGTCGTGAAATACCGCACGGCAGAGGGGCGCCAGCGCAAGCTCGCGATCGCTCGTGTTGGCGCCGCGACGCCTGACGAGGTACGCAAGGTGGCCAGAGAGAAGCTGGGAGCGGTCGTGCGAGGCGCAGACCCTTCCGCGGAGCGCCACAAGATCCGGGGAGCTGTGACCGTCGCTGAGCTGTGCGACCTCTACCTAGCGGATGCCGTTGGCCGCGTGAAGGCTTCGACGCTGGCTATGGACCGCAGCCGCATCGAGCGGCACGTCAAGCCGCTGCTCGGTGCTCGTCGAGTCCCTGCCCTCACTTCCGACGACGTGGAGGCCATGCAGCGCGCCATCGAGGCTGGGAAGACGGCCGCAGCGCGCGTCGGAGTCGGTGGCGTCACCACCGGCGGCAAGGGAGTAGCTTCGCGCACCGTGGGCATGCTGGGGACCATCCTCGAGTTCGCCAAGCGCAAGAAGATCATCACCGCCAACCCGGCGCGCGGCGTTCAGAGGGCGCCTGACGGCAGGCAGCGGCGGTTCTTGTCAGCCGTCGAACTCGGCCGCCTCGGCCAGGCCATGCGCGAGGCCGAGAACGACGGCGAGACTGCCACCGGCATCGCGGCCGTGCGCTTTCTCCTGCTGACTGGCTGCCGGCGCATGGAAGCACTCGCCCTCCCTCGCGCGTGGCTCGACGAGGAGCATAGTTGCATCCGGTTTGGAGACACCAAAAGCGGGGCTCAGTTGCGTCCGATCGGCAAGGCGGCCTTTGGCGCCCTGCCCTTCCTCAACGGCTCGCCGTGGGCGTTTCCGGCCGGTCGTGGCGACGGACACTTCGTTGGCCTGCCGAAGGTGCTGGACCGGCTGTGCGCCCGTGCCGGGCTGCAGGGCGTCACAGTGCATGTGCTGAGGCACAGCTTTGCCGCCGCAGCGGCAGCAATCGGTTACTCTGAGCTCACGATCGCGGGCCTTCTTGGGCACAGCGTGCCCGGTGTGACAGCACGCTATGCGCACGTGCCCGACGCTGTATTAGTGGCTGCTGCGGATGCCGTGGCTGGACGGATGCTTGTCGCTCTCGAGAGATAA